GAACCAGACGCGGGTGCCTGTCTTGCCCGCGTGTATGAAGCCGTTCCCTGCCGCACACAGGTAGAGCTTGCCGAATTTCTGGGCATTCGCCAGTCCAGCATTTCGGATGCGAAAAAGCGCGGCGCTGTGCCTGCCGAATGGCTTCTCAAGCTGCTGTTGATGAAAGGGATCAATCCTGTGTGGGTGTTGA
This DNA window, taken from Desulfovibrio sp. 86, encodes the following:
- a CDS encoding helix-turn-helix domain-containing protein — encoded protein: MTNHTSFPLPEPDAGACLARVYEAVPCRTQVELAEFLGIRQSSISDAKKRGAVPAEWLLKLLLMKGINPVWVLTGQGSRWLQPAEQVPILLPLATSGGVCTLEGFSTEVLLKELLRRALHTNA